In Lodderomyces elongisporus chromosome 1, complete sequence, a genomic segment contains:
- the YUH1 gene encoding ubiquitinyl hydrolase 1 (MEROPS:MER0000841) — protein sequence MSDSKSVIPLESNPQIFSDLAHKLGLSPLLQFHDVYSLTDPDLIAFLPQPISGIILLFPLTPGYESYRKETDQQKRVYDNSNPNINWLKQTIGNGCGLYALLHILTNLPSDLNISNSIISDITANLGPNKSVQETSLLIEDLERRIQLDENYGSQGQTEAPEAGANVEFHFISFIKGKDNHLYELDGRRNGPIDLGTASDVTNENLIQEQKIVDKIQFYIDNTDEANKNNFAIMAIGPALD from the coding sequence atgtcTGACTCCAAGCTGGTGATTCCACTCGAGTCTAATCCACAGATCTTTTCTGATCTCGCACACAAGTTGGGACTCTCGCCACTCTTGCAGTTCCATGATGTCTACTCGTTAACGGACCCTGATCTTATTGCATTTTTACCACAACCAATATCTGGGattattttgttatttCCTTTAACTCCAGGGTACGAGTCATATAGGAAGGAAACTgatcaacaaaaaagagtttaCGACAATAGCAACCCCAACATCAACTGGTTAAAGCAAACCATTGGCAATGGATGTGGCTTATATGCGCTTTTGCATATTCTCACGAACCTCCCATCTGACTTGAACATTTCCAATCTGATAATAAGCGACATTACTGCAAATTTGGGTCCAAATAAATCCGTTCAAGAGACCAGTCTTTTGATTGAAGATTTGGAACGCAGAATTCAATTGGATGAGAATTACGGATCACAGGGACAAACCGAGGCACCCGAGGCGGGAGCAAATGTTGAAttccatttcatttcattcaTAAAGGGCAAAGACAATCACTTGTATGAACTAGATGGAAGGCGAAACGGTCCTATAGATCTCGGAACTGCAAGTGATGTGACGAATGAAAACTTGAttcaagagcaaaaaattgTAGATAAGATTCAATTTTACATTGACAATACAGACGAGGCtaataaaaacaattttgcaATCATGGCCATTGGACCAGCCTTGGATTAG